A stretch of Bacillota bacterium DNA encodes these proteins:
- a CDS encoding replication protein, translating to MDAYQAVLEFFEKAEEPVRTGQVVEATGLDKKEVDKAMNKLKKEEKIVSPKRCYWELKK from the coding sequence ATGGATGCATATCAAGCTGTTTTAGAGTTCTTTGAGAAAGCGGAAGAGCCGGTAAGAACTGGACAAGTTGTGGAAGCAACCGGCCTAGATAAAAAAGAAGTTGATAAGGCTATGAACAAGCTTAAAAAAGAAGAGAAGATTGTTTCTCCGAAGCGCTGCTATTGGGAATTAAAGAAATAA
- a CDS encoding ImmA/IrrE family metallo-endopeptidase, which translates to MRLDRIHDELQIASIKKLAEEKRCALGFVGATPIASEIFNILDKLEIILLEYPIESDREQPSFCAALMYSKQGEEELVFIGLNTAIYFDKQIYAIAHELYHFFTKTGSQFGRVDREDDLVEVQANYFAEEFLLPERALTNTIIEEFKSSSLRNLKMKTLLRFIARLQCTWWLPYDSIIARLKQINAINENQYLSLFSIDPRDMNGEYGKVGLAMNKEIFIKLNSANHNINASPKSIEIIVRNFENNLIDEDDFADILSVFEKHPSDFGYDYTVSEDDLDEFDSFFNGR; encoded by the coding sequence ATGAGGCTAGACAGAATCCATGATGAGCTTCAAATCGCATCCATAAAAAAGCTAGCCGAAGAAAAGCGGTGTGCTTTGGGCTTTGTTGGTGCAACCCCAATTGCTAGCGAAATCTTTAATATTCTGGACAAATTGGAAATAATCCTCTTGGAGTATCCGATAGAGTCAGATAGGGAACAGCCATCTTTTTGTGCCGCCCTAATGTATTCCAAACAAGGCGAAGAGGAGCTAGTCTTCATTGGTCTGAACACTGCGATCTATTTCGATAAACAGATTTATGCAATTGCCCATGAACTTTACCACTTCTTCACTAAAACGGGTTCCCAATTTGGACGAGTAGACAGGGAAGACGATCTGGTCGAAGTTCAAGCAAACTACTTTGCAGAAGAGTTTCTTTTACCTGAGCGAGCCTTGACGAACACCATTATTGAGGAGTTCAAAAGTTCTTCGCTTCGGAATCTAAAAATGAAAACACTGCTCCGATTTATTGCGCGACTGCAGTGTACCTGGTGGCTCCCATACGATTCGATAATCGCAAGACTAAAACAGATAAATGCAATTAATGAGAATCAATACCTAAGCTTGTTCAGCATCGACCCTAGGGATATGAATGGGGAATACGGAAAAGTAGGTCTAGCTATGAATAAAGAAATTTTCATTAAGCTAAATAGTGCTAACCATAACATCAATGCATCTCCGAAGAGTATCGAGATAATCGTGCGCAATTTCGAGAACAATCTGATAGACGAAGATGACTTTGCCGATATTTTAAGCGTTTTCGAAAAACACCCAAGTGATTTTGGGTACGATTACACCGTTTCTGAAGACGATTTAGATGAATTTGATTCCTTTTTCAACGGGAGGTAG